One part of the Magnetovibrio sp. PR-2 genome encodes these proteins:
- a CDS encoding DUF1013 domain-containing protein, with the protein MAKPLMPKATAVWLVENTALSFDQIAEFVGLHELEIQAIADGEVAVGMQGANPLTTGELTQEEIDRCQADPLAQLKMAKATLPTPKARGKGARYTPVSKRQDRPDAIAWLLKHHPELTDGQIGRLIGTTKPTIKSVKERSHWNIANIKPQSPVGLGLTSEADLEKAVAIARAKAGTTHVAPTPVEIEPEPLAEPALPTMAPGPAAEPEPQHTVESVFGPASTDEDKSEE; encoded by the coding sequence ATGGCAAAGCCGTTGATGCCGAAAGCCACCGCCGTTTGGTTGGTTGAAAACACTGCACTCTCGTTCGATCAAATCGCTGAATTTGTCGGTTTGCACGAGCTGGAAATCCAAGCCATCGCCGATGGTGAAGTCGCGGTGGGTATGCAAGGTGCCAACCCGCTCACCACGGGCGAACTGACCCAAGAAGAGATCGATCGCTGCCAAGCCGATCCCTTGGCCCAGTTGAAAATGGCCAAAGCCACCCTGCCCACGCCCAAAGCGCGCGGCAAAGGGGCTCGCTACACCCCGGTGTCCAAACGCCAAGACCGCCCGGACGCCATTGCCTGGTTGCTCAAACACCACCCGGAGCTCACCGACGGTCAGATCGGTCGTTTGATCGGCACCACCAAGCCGACCATCAAATCGGTCAAAGAACGCAGCCACTGGAACATCGCCAACATCAAACCGCAAAGCCCGGTGGGATTGGGTTTGACCAGTGAAGCCGACTTGGAAAAAGCCGTGGCCATTGCCCGCGCCAAAGCCGGCACGACGCACGTGGCTCCGACCCCAGTTGAGATCGAACCGGAACCCTTGGCCGAACCCGCACTGCCGACCATGGCCCCCGGCCCCGCAGCCGAACCGGAACCCCAACACACGGTCGAAAGTGTGTTTGGCCCCGCCAGCACGGACGAAGACAAAAGCGAGGAGTAA
- the cyaY gene encoding iron donor protein CyaY: MDATAFENLAEETLENLFEAIDEAIGDDADVDFDNGILNIELEDGRQYVINKHGPNMQIWMSSPFSGATHYAYDEGASAWVSTRGGDPLLDVLNAEIGKIAGESVSL, translated from the coding sequence ATGGATGCCACAGCCTTCGAAAATTTGGCCGAAGAAACCCTGGAAAACCTGTTCGAAGCCATTGACGAGGCCATCGGTGATGACGCCGATGTGGACTTTGACAACGGCATCTTAAATATCGAATTGGAAGACGGTCGCCAATACGTTATCAACAAGCACGGGCCGAACATGCAAATCTGGATGTCGTCCCCGTTCAGCGGGGCGACGCACTATGCCTATGACGAAGGGGCGTCTGCTTGGGTCTCCACACGGGGCGGAGATCCGCTTTTGGACGTGCTCAATGCGGAAATTGGAAAGATTGCAGGAGAGAGCGTTTCGCTCTAA
- a CDS encoding adenylate/guanylate cyclase domain-containing protein: MNSTSYEVQVMQGGKWRIHAQFPPAARDDAIEEAKTLESMPGLSGIKVVRDNYDERSGLHKEHVVYKHVPQQSGPQGAAPASAAPQESKSSAVAQKYMARADANRMSDIDFGDSEEAFTGRKPKKQGSGLGVFTKLMLIILLSITISAIVVIVVNGVMPYKKFNGIRLYGDTRVHIMIALAIITFLASMLASYFMFLHGDQLDAPDPAKLKFERQKAEKRHQREQAARAEAQAKKKATEEARRKAEEALRQKAEEERSRKEAEELLKKHAEEDEEEEAQDDEQAEEKDEDADFSNLSPVAEAQKAVLMGFFGEAVGKLPPERKKLDNYNRFGVNLFLAGAAESLGGARNLDGDSIAEILASSLGVMGLKEEHAQAFAKRYEDYLLQDARYMEMFQSGRQTMIKHLDGDKTALEALNTSLHEWNKPKEPEDPEKEVVVMFTDIVGSTAMTHEKGNLAAQEVVRAHNRVVRDALGKTGGLEIKHTGDGIMASFEKVTDSLLATQQMQMMIEMHNQQNPDIPLKVKIGINAGRVVMEEKDLYGVTVQMAARIVDKAKADQIFVSDTVYGMAKGGSWRFVKRGPFYLKGIDGPAYLQECVWDDKIDIAQVQAAAEAERSQLEQAYTAASGKPLPGQAPAPAQEAPAQAATQPPATPAAQPAAKPQA, from the coding sequence GTGAATTCAACCAGCTACGAAGTCCAGGTGATGCAAGGCGGGAAATGGCGCATCCATGCGCAATTCCCACCGGCCGCCCGTGATGATGCCATCGAAGAGGCAAAAACCCTCGAATCCATGCCAGGTTTGAGCGGCATTAAGGTCGTTCGTGACAATTATGACGAACGCTCTGGCCTGCACAAAGAGCACGTGGTTTACAAACACGTCCCTCAACAGTCTGGCCCGCAAGGGGCTGCGCCAGCTTCAGCCGCTCCACAAGAGTCCAAAAGTTCCGCCGTTGCGCAAAAATACATGGCCCGCGCCGACGCCAATCGCATGAGCGATATTGACTTCGGCGACAGTGAAGAAGCCTTCACAGGGCGCAAGCCTAAAAAGCAAGGCAGTGGCTTAGGCGTCTTCACGAAGCTGATGCTGATCATTTTGCTGTCCATTACCATCTCCGCAATTGTGGTGATCGTGGTCAACGGCGTCATGCCTTATAAAAAGTTCAACGGCATCCGTCTCTATGGCGACACCCGTGTGCACATCATGATTGCGCTGGCCATCATCACGTTTTTGGCCAGCATGCTTGCGTCTTATTTTATGTTTTTACATGGTGATCAGCTGGACGCCCCCGACCCAGCAAAACTGAAATTCGAACGCCAAAAGGCCGAAAAACGCCATCAACGTGAACAGGCCGCTCGTGCAGAGGCGCAGGCCAAAAAGAAAGCGACAGAAGAAGCCCGCAGGAAAGCAGAAGAAGCGCTGCGCCAAAAAGCCGAAGAAGAACGATCGCGCAAAGAAGCCGAAGAGCTTTTGAAAAAGCACGCCGAGGAAGACGAAGAAGAAGAGGCTCAAGACGACGAACAAGCTGAAGAAAAAGACGAGGATGCTGATTTTTCCAACCTTTCCCCGGTAGCCGAAGCCCAAAAAGCCGTCCTCATGGGCTTCTTTGGTGAAGCCGTCGGCAAACTTCCTCCAGAGCGCAAGAAGTTGGATAACTACAACCGCTTCGGCGTGAACCTGTTCTTGGCCGGCGCTGCGGAAAGTCTGGGCGGTGCGCGCAATTTGGACGGCGATAGCATTGCCGAAATCCTGGCCAGCTCTTTAGGCGTGATGGGGCTGAAAGAAGAACATGCCCAAGCCTTCGCCAAACGCTATGAAGATTATTTGCTGCAAGACGCGCGCTATATGGAGATGTTCCAGTCTGGCCGCCAAACCATGATCAAGCACTTAGATGGTGACAAAACCGCCCTTGAGGCGCTCAACACTTCACTGCATGAATGGAACAAGCCCAAAGAGCCGGAAGATCCGGAAAAAGAAGTCGTGGTGATGTTTACCGACATTGTCGGTTCGACCGCGATGACCCACGAAAAAGGCAACTTGGCTGCTCAAGAGGTCGTGCGTGCACACAACCGCGTGGTTCGCGACGCTCTGGGGAAAACCGGCGGTTTGGAGATCAAACACACTGGCGACGGCATCATGGCGTCCTTTGAAAAGGTGACCGATTCATTGTTGGCAACCCAGCAAATGCAAATGATGATCGAGATGCACAACCAGCAAAACCCGGACATCCCCTTGAAGGTCAAAATCGGCATCAACGCTGGACGCGTGGTGATGGAAGAAAAAGACCTTTATGGCGTCACGGTGCAAATGGCGGCCCGCATCGTCGACAAAGCCAAAGCCGATCAGATTTTTGTCTCTGACACGGTTTATGGCATGGCCAAGGGTGGCAGCTGGCGCTTTGTCAAACGTGGTCCGTTCTATCTGAAAGGCATCGACGGCCCGGCGTATCTGCAAGAATGCGTGTGGGACGATAAAATCGATATCGCCCAAGTCCAAGCCGCAGCAGAAGCCGAACGCTCGCAGTTGGAACAGGCCTACACCGCAGCCAGCGGCAAGCCGCTTCCCGGCCAAGCCCCCGCCCCTGCGCAAGAAGCCCCCGCTCAAGCGGCTACACAACCGCCAGCCACTCCAGCAGCTCAACCGGCAGCGAAGCCTCAAGCCTAA
- a CDS encoding sensor histidine kinase, whose product MSTKPKSDKELLREFAHEIRNPLNALMGYSHMIQGEDGVTPSKGDINDYAGRINSATKRLLEVCERVLDESIQGRSIVNKQDVDFHEFCPEIVRTFEAEADEKGVKLSYEIDENFPLMHTDPVVLYEIMSNLIGNAIKFTPKGGLVRVKGEVSQKNEALILVVQDTGKGIPSTILRSIMKGDGPTTTFAHSNRRGWGQGMQTILEKAELLGGTLQIESALSGGTVAAVRLPVEDSVKTA is encoded by the coding sequence ATGTCGACCAAACCCAAATCTGATAAAGAGCTTTTGCGGGAATTTGCGCACGAAATCCGCAATCCGCTGAACGCCTTGATGGGATATTCCCACATGATTCAGGGCGAAGATGGCGTTACGCCGTCGAAGGGCGATATCAACGATTATGCCGGGCGCATCAACTCGGCCACCAAACGGTTGCTGGAAGTTTGCGAGCGCGTGTTGGATGAATCAATCCAAGGCCGTTCGATCGTGAATAAACAAGATGTGGACTTCCACGAATTCTGCCCAGAAATCGTTCGCACCTTCGAGGCCGAGGCCGATGAGAAGGGGGTGAAGCTCTCCTACGAAATCGATGAAAACTTCCCTCTCATGCACACGGATCCAGTGGTGCTGTATGAAATCATGTCGAACTTGATCGGCAATGCCATCAAGTTCACACCTAAAGGCGGCCTAGTCCGGGTGAAGGGCGAAGTCAGCCAGAAAAACGAAGCCTTGATTTTGGTGGTGCAAGACACGGGCAAAGGCATTCCGTCCACGATCTTGCGCTCCATTATGAAGGGCGATGGCCCGACCACCACCTTTGCCCATTCCAACCGACGCGGTTGGGGGCAGGGCATGCAGACCATTTTGGAAAAGGCTGAGCTGTTGGGCGGCACTTTGCAGATCGAAAGCGCGCTCAGTGGTGGTACGGTCGCAGCCGTGCGACTGCCCGTGGAAGACAGCGTCAAAACGGCTTAA
- a CDS encoding DUF1192 domain-containing protein, with the protein MDTDDLEPLTPKGGKKDLDEMSIEALGEYIDDLKAEIARVEAAIESKKAARAGADAFFKT; encoded by the coding sequence ATGGATACAGATGATTTGGAACCCCTGACACCCAAAGGCGGAAAAAAAGATTTGGACGAAATGTCCATCGAAGCCTTGGGGGAATATATTGATGACTTGAAAGCCGAAATCGCGCGGGTTGAGGCTGCGATTGAATCGAAAAAGGCAGCCCGTGCCGGAGCGGATGCGTTTTTTAAGACGTGA
- the rpmE gene encoding 50S ribosomal protein L31, whose amino-acid sequence MQKDIHPDYHEITVEMTDGSTFTTRSTWGKEGDTMKLDIDPKTHPAWTGVHRLLDSGGQLAKFNNRFKGLGLKG is encoded by the coding sequence ATGCAAAAAGACATTCACCCTGACTATCACGAGATCACAGTCGAAATGACTGATGGTTCCACCTTCACCACCCGCTCGACGTGGGGCAAAGAAGGCGACACCATGAAGCTCGACATCGATCCGAAGACCCACCCGGCTTGGACCGGCGTGCACCGCCTGCTTGATAGCGGCGGCCAGCTTGCCAAGTTCAACAACCGTTTCAAAGGCTTGGGCCTCAAGGGTTAA
- a CDS encoding propionyl-CoA synthetase, giving the protein MANKYEEAHARSLSDPNGFWGDLAQDIDWVKPWDKVLDDSNPPFYRWFQGAECNTCYNAVDRHVENGRGDQPAIIYDSPMTGGTKRTITYKELQDQVSRFAGVLRANGVEKGDRVIVYMPMIAEAPIAMLAIARLGAVHSVVFGGFASAELATRIDDAKPKAIVAASCGLEPGRTIEYKPMLDKAVELSTHKPEKIVIWQRPEAEADLSGERDVDWAAEIETAEPTECVTVAATDPLYILYTSGTTGVPKGILRDNGGHMVALNYTMKAVYDVEPGDVYWAASDVGWVVGHSYIVYGPLLHGCTTLIYEGKPVGTPDAGAFWRVIADHKVKVLFTAPTALRAIKRDDPEAKLMANYDMSSLKALYLAGERTDPDTLEWSQKILGTPVVDHWWQTETGWSIAANCLGLHEFPTKPGSPTKAAPGWDVQVLADDGHPVEAGKIGSICCKLPLPPGTLPSLWQADARYQEAYLDEFPGYYKTGDAGYIDEDGYVYVMARTDDIINVAGHRLSTGAMEEVLAAHPDVAECAVMGVADQLKGQMPLGMLVLKAGVDRDEADIVKEVVKMVRDQIGPVAAFKMATVVDRLPKTRSGKILRGTMQKIADNEEYKMPATIDDPAILDEIEEALEGIGYAKARS; this is encoded by the coding sequence TTGGCCAATAAATACGAAGAAGCGCATGCGCGCTCTCTGTCCGACCCCAATGGATTTTGGGGCGATCTTGCCCAGGATATCGACTGGGTGAAACCCTGGGACAAAGTCCTGGATGATAGCAATCCTCCATTTTATCGCTGGTTCCAAGGTGCTGAGTGCAATACCTGCTACAACGCCGTGGACCGTCATGTGGAAAATGGCCGTGGCGACCAGCCCGCCATTATCTACGACAGCCCCATGACCGGCGGCACCAAGCGCACCATCACCTACAAAGAACTGCAAGACCAAGTGTCGCGCTTTGCCGGTGTTTTGCGTGCCAACGGTGTGGAAAAGGGTGATCGCGTCATTGTCTATATGCCGATGATCGCCGAAGCGCCCATCGCCATGCTCGCCATTGCGCGTTTGGGTGCTGTGCACTCGGTCGTGTTCGGCGGTTTTGCGTCTGCAGAGCTGGCCACTCGTATCGATGACGCCAAGCCCAAAGCCATCGTCGCCGCTTCGTGCGGTTTGGAGCCGGGGCGCACCATCGAATACAAACCGATGCTGGACAAAGCGGTTGAGCTGTCCACGCACAAGCCGGAAAAAATCGTTATCTGGCAACGGCCCGAAGCCGAAGCCGACTTGTCCGGTGAACGCGACGTGGATTGGGCTGCAGAAATCGAAACGGCTGAGCCCACAGAATGCGTCACCGTTGCTGCGACCGATCCGCTGTACATTTTGTATACGTCGGGCACCACGGGTGTTCCGAAAGGCATCTTGCGCGACAACGGCGGTCACATGGTGGCGTTGAACTACACCATGAAAGCCGTTTATGACGTCGAGCCCGGGGACGTGTACTGGGCCGCATCCGACGTGGGTTGGGTTGTGGGTCACAGCTACATCGTGTACGGCCCGCTGCTGCACGGTTGCACCACGCTGATTTATGAAGGCAAGCCCGTTGGCACGCCGGACGCCGGTGCGTTCTGGCGCGTTATTGCGGACCACAAAGTCAAAGTGCTGTTCACGGCACCCACGGCGCTGCGCGCCATCAAGCGTGACGACCCGGAAGCCAAGCTCATGGCGAACTATGACATGAGCTCGCTAAAGGCGCTGTATCTGGCGGGTGAGCGCACTGACCCCGATACGCTGGAATGGTCGCAAAAAATCCTCGGCACGCCTGTGGTGGATCACTGGTGGCAAACCGAAACGGGCTGGTCCATTGCGGCCAACTGTTTGGGTCTGCATGAATTCCCGACCAAACCGGGCTCGCCCACCAAAGCGGCACCGGGTTGGGACGTTCAGGTTCTGGCCGACGACGGCCACCCGGTCGAAGCCGGCAAAATCGGCTCAATCTGCTGCAAACTGCCGCTGCCACCGGGCACGCTGCCCAGCTTATGGCAAGCCGATGCGCGTTACCAAGAAGCCTATCTGGACGAGTTCCCGGGCTACTACAAAACGGGTGACGCGGGGTATATCGACGAAGACGGTTATGTCTACGTCATGGCGCGCACCGATGACATCATCAACGTCGCTGGACACCGTTTGTCCACGGGTGCCATGGAAGAAGTCTTGGCCGCCCACCCCGACGTCGCCGAATGTGCCGTCATGGGTGTCGCTGATCAGCTGAAAGGCCAAATGCCGCTGGGTATGTTGGTGTTGAAAGCTGGCGTTGACCGTGACGAAGCCGACATCGTTAAAGAGGTGGTGAAAATGGTCCGCGATCAAATCGGTCCGGTTGCCGCGTTTAAAATGGCCACCGTGGTCGATCGTCTGCCGAAAACGCGCTCGGGTAAAATCCTGCGCGGCACCATGCAGAAAATCGCGGACAACGAAGAGTATAAAATGCCCGCGACCATCGACGATCCCGCCATCTTGGACGAGATCGAAGAGGCACTGGAAGGCATCGGCTACGCCAAAGCCCGCAGCTAA
- a CDS encoding NAD(P)H-quinone oxidoreductase codes for MSQALPTSMHCIEMTDGRGADTLHPAERPLPEVGAGQVLIKIAAAGINRPDVLQRDGLYPAPPGASDILGLEAAGEIVAVGGGVESLKLGDLVTALLSGGGYAEYATAYEGSCLPIPDGLSLIEAASLPETYFTVWSNLFDRAGLKAGESLLMQGGTSGIGTTAIQMASQLGVRVIATAGSAEKCQACLDLGAEKAVNYRDEDWVGAARAFGGGKGVNVILDMVGGDYVSRNIKSLAPDGRLVNIAFLQGSKVEIDLMAVMLKRLTLTGSTLRARDPAFKAAIAENLKQTVWPLLKTGAIKPMVYKTFPLAQAADAHKLMESSQHIGKIVLTVD; via the coding sequence ATGAGCCAAGCCCTGCCCACATCCATGCACTGTATCGAGATGACCGATGGCCGTGGAGCCGACACGCTCCACCCCGCTGAACGCCCCCTGCCCGAAGTCGGCGCGGGGCAAGTTCTGATCAAAATCGCCGCCGCCGGCATCAACCGCCCAGACGTTTTGCAACGCGATGGCCTCTATCCTGCTCCGCCGGGCGCCAGCGATATTTTGGGCCTGGAAGCCGCAGGTGAAATCGTGGCTGTGGGCGGAGGTGTTGAAAGTTTGAAGCTGGGCGACCTTGTCACCGCGCTACTGTCCGGTGGCGGCTACGCCGAATATGCCACCGCTTATGAAGGCTCTTGCCTGCCCATCCCGGATGGCTTGAGCCTTATTGAAGCCGCCTCCCTGCCCGAAACCTATTTCACGGTGTGGAGCAACCTGTTCGACAGGGCTGGCCTCAAAGCAGGCGAAAGCTTGCTGATGCAAGGCGGCACCAGCGGCATCGGCACCACCGCCATCCAAATGGCCAGTCAATTGGGCGTGCGCGTGATCGCCACCGCTGGCAGCGCTGAAAAATGCCAGGCGTGTCTGGATTTAGGCGCAGAGAAGGCCGTGAACTACCGTGATGAAGACTGGGTCGGTGCCGCGCGCGCATTTGGCGGCGGCAAAGGTGTGAACGTGATCTTGGACATGGTCGGGGGTGATTATGTCAGCCGCAACATTAAATCCTTGGCCCCGGACGGGCGCTTGGTCAACATTGCGTTCTTGCAAGGCTCCAAGGTCGAAATCGATTTGATGGCGGTGATGTTGAAACGCCTGACCCTGACGGGCTCGACCCTGCGGGCACGCGACCCGGCGTTCAAGGCCGCCATCGCCGAAAACCTCAAACAAACCGTCTGGCCTTTGCTCAAAACCGGGGCAATTAAGCCCATGGTTTACAAGACCTTCCCCTTAGCCCAGGCCGCAGACGCCCACAAATTGATGGAAAGCAGCCAGCACATTGGAAAAATCGTTCTCACGGTTGATTGA
- a CDS encoding Hsp20 family protein, translating into MRTVDLTPLNRFAVGFDRMQRQLESMSRLDEQATAYPPYNIEVLGEDAYRITMAVAGFSLEDLDIVVENGRLSVSGHTQSEDEPKEYLHRGIATRAFQRHFELADHIKVAGAGLDNGLLHVELEREVPEALKPRKIAISGQVSQTKAIDQQAA; encoded by the coding sequence ATGCGTACCGTCGATTTGACACCCCTCAACCGTTTTGCCGTCGGCTTTGACCGCATGCAGCGCCAGCTTGAAAGCATGTCGCGCCTTGACGAACAAGCCACCGCTTACCCCCCTTACAACATCGAAGTTCTGGGCGAAGATGCCTATCGCATCACCATGGCCGTGGCCGGGTTTAGCCTGGAGGACTTGGATATTGTCGTGGAAAACGGGCGTCTCAGCGTATCTGGTCACACCCAGTCCGAAGACGAACCGAAAGAATATCTCCACCGTGGCATCGCCACGCGGGCCTTCCAACGCCATTTCGAACTGGCCGACCATATTAAAGTCGCCGGCGCAGGCCTGGACAACGGCTTGCTGCATGTCGAACTGGAACGCGAAGTTCCCGAAGCGCTCAAACCGCGCAAAATCGCCATCTCTGGTCAAGTTTCCCAAACCAAAGCCATCGACCAACAAGCAGCGTAA
- a CDS encoding sensor histidine kinase, whose protein sequence is MSGGCFEMIRGEGGVKPSSDQIDDYAGHIGNASQVMLQICERVLDESIQGHPILKKQDVDFHMFCPEIVQTFEAEARCSGVDLSYVIEDGFPVLYTDPVVLFEIMSNLIGNALKFTPKGGRLVTDRKWAQQRHHSDDLVADEGMLEGCVIAQSRGVSGHFDGSTQARYACQLA, encoded by the coding sequence GTGAGTGGTGGTTGTTTTGAAATGATCCGGGGCGAAGGCGGCGTGAAACCGTCCTCCGACCAGATCGATGATTATGCCGGACATATTGGGAACGCATCACAAGTGATGCTGCAGATCTGTGAGCGTGTGTTGGACGAATCGATTCAAGGTCATCCGATTTTGAAAAAGCAGGACGTGGACTTTCACATGTTCTGCCCCGAAATCGTGCAGACCTTCGAAGCCGAGGCAAGATGCAGCGGTGTGGATTTGTCCTACGTCATTGAGGACGGATTTCCGGTTCTGTACACCGATCCGGTGGTGCTGTTCGAAATCATGTCGAACCTGATCGGCAATGCGTTGAAATTCACACCGAAGGGCGGGCGGCTCGTTACAGATCGAAAATGGGCACAACAACGGCACCATAGCGACGATCTTGTTGCCGATGAAGGAATGCTTGAGGGCTGCGTGATTGCTCAGTCCAGGGGTGTTTCGGGCCACTTCGACGGATCGACACAGGCGCGATACGCGTGCCAGCTGGCGTAA
- a CDS encoding porin — MKKILLGTTAVIALGTLSTEAFAADKIKLELGGFMRQYVGFSNSDEAATVATNDVVNRDTGLGQQGNSEVYFTGSTTLDNGLKVAATMQLEANAVGTRNMDQSYLTVSSDAMGALSLGARPHAADDLAVRAPNAGNHDFGDVLNWVGASRTAGASSTAIAMTAGDIAGGWDDDTIKAVYISPSFAGVTVGASWSAAEGSGAGESGQLITSNLIDGYSFGLAYAGDFDGVTVDAALTHGRVSALADQTGLGVSVGVAGFTIGGSYMDFEGKPVSGVNTDSDDGKAWELGVAYATGPYSLSATYMNAENKGTTATAGDNEDTSWVLAATYDLGAGVALTATYFDVETDPEGTTAATTAVDGTGLITGIEVGF, encoded by the coding sequence ATGAAAAAGATCCTTCTCGGCACTACGGCAGTCATCGCCCTGGGCACCTTGTCCACCGAAGCTTTCGCAGCTGACAAAATCAAACTCGAACTGGGCGGCTTCATGCGCCAGTACGTTGGCTTCAGCAACTCTGACGAAGCTGCTACCGTTGCCACGAACGACGTTGTCAACCGCGACACCGGCCTGGGCCAACAAGGCAACAGCGAAGTTTACTTCACCGGTTCCACGACCCTGGACAACGGCTTAAAAGTTGCCGCTACGATGCAACTGGAAGCGAACGCTGTCGGTACGCGTAACATGGACCAGTCTTACTTGACCGTCAGCTCCGACGCTATGGGTGCTTTGTCCTTAGGCGCACGTCCGCACGCTGCTGACGATTTAGCCGTTCGCGCACCGAACGCTGGCAACCACGACTTCGGCGACGTCTTGAACTGGGTTGGTGCATCTCGTACCGCCGGTGCAAGCTCCACGGCAATCGCAATGACCGCTGGTGACATCGCAGGTGGTTGGGATGACGACACCATCAAAGCCGTTTACATCTCTCCGAGCTTTGCTGGCGTCACCGTTGGTGCTTCCTGGTCCGCAGCTGAAGGCTCCGGCGCTGGTGAATCTGGTCAGCTGATCACCTCCAACCTGATAGACGGCTACTCCTTCGGTCTCGCTTACGCTGGTGACTTCGACGGTGTGACCGTTGACGCTGCTTTGACCCACGGTCGTGTCAGCGCACTTGCTGACCAAACCGGTCTGGGCGTGAGCGTCGGCGTTGCAGGCTTCACCATTGGCGGTTCCTACATGGACTTCGAAGGCAAGCCGGTTTCTGGTGTGAACACCGATTCCGACGATGGCAAAGCTTGGGAACTGGGCGTTGCCTACGCAACCGGTCCGTACAGCTTGTCCGCGACGTACATGAACGCTGAAAACAAAGGTACAACGGCTACGGCTGGCGACAACGAAGACACCTCTTGGGTATTGGCAGCGACCTACGATCTGGGCGCTGGTGTTGCTTTGACGGCGACCTACTTCGACGTTGAAACGGATCCGGAAGGCACGACCGCAGCAACGACCGCTGTCGACGGCACCGGCCTGATCACGGGTATCGAAGTTGGCTTCTAA
- a CDS encoding DUF2189 domain-containing protein: MSNTASEEPPKPRPVSDYINDVSIEQPFVWLGKGWADFVHAPRLSIIYGLVYTVVGIFLVIDLHMMEMDYLIYPLTAGFILGGPVLAIGMYNVSRRIERGRTPRPFRCFMAWKNNRYHIMTAGLVFMIFAMAWSRIAVLSFVLSFPYIGMNLETIINTVLFTPEGIIFLIVGTFLGALLAAIAFIFGAVALPMMLDRKVDIFTASLVSFLVVMKNKGAMITWACLIVMFIGAGLVTAYIGLAITLPLIAYASWHAYRACVDPSKWPETPLD; encoded by the coding sequence GTGTCCAACACGGCTTCTGAAGAACCGCCGAAACCGCGTCCGGTTTCCGATTACATCAACGATGTGTCCATCGAACAACCCTTTGTCTGGCTGGGCAAAGGTTGGGCGGATTTTGTCCATGCGCCACGCCTGTCCATCATTTACGGTCTGGTTTACACCGTCGTCGGCATCTTTTTGGTGATCGATCTGCATATGATGGAGATGGATTATCTGATCTATCCACTTACCGCCGGATTTATCTTAGGCGGGCCGGTGTTGGCGATTGGCATGTACAATGTCTCGCGCCGGATTGAACGCGGGCGCACCCCCCGACCCTTTCGCTGTTTCATGGCGTGGAAAAACAACCGCTATCACATTATGACGGCAGGCTTGGTGTTCATGATTTTCGCCATGGCCTGGAGCCGCATCGCCGTTCTGTCGTTTGTGCTGTCGTTTCCCTACATCGGAATGAATCTGGAAACCATCATCAACACCGTGCTGTTCACGCCTGAAGGCATTATCTTCTTAATCGTCGGCACGTTCTTAGGCGCACTTCTAGCCGCCATCGCCTTTATCTTCGGCGCCGTTGCGCTGCCCATGATGTTGGACCGCAAGGTCGATATCTTCACCGCATCGTTGGTGAGCTTCTTGGTGGTGATGAAAAACAAGGGCGCTATGATCACTTGGGCGTGCTTGATCGTGATGTTCATTGGCGCAGGACTGGTCACGGCCTATATCGGGCTCGCCATCACTCTGCCCTTGATCGCTTACGCCAGCTGGCACGCGTATCGCGCCTGTGTCGATCCGTCGAAGTGGCCCGAAACACCCCTGGACTGA